The Mycoplasma sp. 1654_15 genome contains a region encoding:
- a CDS encoding AAA domain-containing protein, giving the protein MEKIKTLKKSGGKNTAALFFDIELFPLSNLNFVIEYPVISINRISLLNFTHLNNSIHNSDFKPEFLQKTPENISSFSPSNHDELLNFFSEKVPKILDIYKHDLKERFSFTCPTDSSKLCWNELLDLTQKHFLDKIKDNDKDFIFMEDNKSKNFNISEIDKEKFTIFSYSSDIATKRNLYLNDERTGKSFTIKLHNLNQKLTINEYLNHGQKEIDALENIIASSKAQKSELIEKYRENEEKRRKINMEFEEAQIQYNSLINKINNNNQLLNKYLKINEEKENIEKRVIIPTIIARFEEEEVSDYEQRQRDAEIEYQNKIEQKNRQKQNKLVELENIYNTIIDTFEEQNISVLSRFDTDDFLNEINKFIVNNNQKKKEIEDQIKTNTNDFKIKESKLLNFQNQIKSEISMINNDIEFNENIFNSENTRLQSLKKLKGIKTVYKNVTIKWSVKKGEDNDDFTLNYYPISDFLKDKTSNIIFTLNDNQTGFITKIRRYLGAFANIYKGFYKNPYMVRSIFDPQTINSELLRNTQLEQSTKQKYHLNEKQEHSVKKAIASRDVFYLQGPPGTGKTQTICAMAEEFIKRDENILITSSTHEAIENFMDRLNENNLNNPNYIIFKFDYNSKRSNDFQTSKIYPNFISKIEHWLENPQEENSILQDKISEIEGWIEKTNLNVEEYFGFSTYLDTLIERIEKNVVFEFEKEHLIKEGFDINNINSINNYYIGTHKNRIKSNQVLSLIDDLFKLAKNNNINVWGAKNFKELKSKILNKDSTKNASFLKDLYKTYKENTNEKNNYLESDFNKFVFENNLINVIGITTTASTKINLSDKNGVGVADVEPKDLFTEYPIGVVIIDEISKSSTPEIFVRIILAEKVIFSGDYKQLPPSSEFEPNIINQIYDELPEQPIQTYSLTNQYEEEEDSEFSYIKDIKDKRFALKIEQLYKNSFFKTQANQLKNLNSDSTYEFLNTSHRFSQEIMKVVNVSYDFREKLKLPAQPRDFKGMPFEWVHNNLDAINPIIFDTSYLHDSYIKKLREKNVNIPTKASIPEMSSFYLFNQFQSSKSATESFDQRSFIFRENFQAKNTGTVNEYNAEVIKKIVKKIIESNNKKQIYKNIQKEIGVICLTRNQSYLIKQIFAEDEIFKGIKVDTIDNFQGREKEIIIVDFIRAKNKLEDAPNSSTKEWKIISDIKRDTSFLNSDERINVAISRARNKLILVGAFRYYQNINSDILSNIFDVFQRNNFTIINTEEQYEQD; this is encoded by the coding sequence TTGGAAAAAATAAAAACATTAAAAAAGAGTGGGGGTAAAAATACAGCTGCTTTATTTTTCGACATAGAGTTATTCCCACTTTCAAACCTTAATTTTGTTATTGAATACCCTGTTATATCTATAAACAGAATTTCATTACTGAATTTTACTCATTTAAACAATTCTATACACAATTCTGATTTCAAGCCTGAGTTTTTACAAAAAACACCAGAAAATATTTCTAGCTTTTCTCCAAGCAACCACGATGAACTTCTTAATTTTTTTAGTGAAAAAGTTCCTAAAATTTTAGATATTTATAAACATGATTTAAAGGAACGTTTTTCGTTTACTTGTCCAACAGATAGTAGTAAATTGTGCTGAAATGAACTTTTAGATTTAACTCAAAAACATTTTTTAGACAAAATAAAAGATAACGATAAAGACTTTATTTTTATGGAAGATAATAAATCTAAAAACTTTAATATTTCTGAAATTGATAAAGAGAAATTTACTATTTTTTCTTATTCTTCAGATATTGCAACAAAAAGAAATTTATATTTAAATGATGAAAGAACAGGAAAATCTTTTACTATTAAACTTCATAACTTGAATCAAAAATTAACTATAAATGAATATTTAAATCATGGACAAAAAGAAATAGACGCCTTAGAAAATATTATTGCTTCTTCCAAAGCACAAAAGTCAGAATTAATTGAAAAATATAGAGAAAATGAAGAAAAAAGAAGAAAAATAAATATGGAATTTGAAGAGGCTCAAATTCAATATAATTCTTTAATTAACAAAATAAATAATAATAATCAATTATTAAATAAGTATTTAAAAATCAATGAAGAAAAAGAAAATATAGAAAAAAGGGTAATTATTCCAACAATTATTGCACGATTTGAAGAAGAAGAAGTTTCGGATTATGAACAAAGACAAAGAGATGCAGAAATTGAATATCAAAATAAAATTGAACAAAAAAACAGACAAAAACAAAATAAACTTGTAGAGTTAGAAAATATTTATAACACAATAATTGATACTTTTGAAGAACAAAATATTAGTGTTCTTTCTCGTTTTGATACAGATGATTTTTTAAACGAAATAAACAAATTTATAGTAAATAATAATCAAAAGAAAAAAGAGATTGAAGACCAAATTAAGACAAATACAAATGATTTTAAAATAAAAGAAAGTAAATTATTAAATTTTCAAAATCAAATAAAATCTGAAATTTCAATGATTAATAATGATATTGAATTTAATGAAAACATTTTTAATTCAGAAAATACAAGATTACAAAGCTTAAAAAAACTCAAAGGTATAAAAACTGTTTACAAAAATGTTACTATAAAATGAAGTGTTAAAAAAGGTGAAGATAATGATGATTTTACTTTAAATTACTATCCAATTTCTGATTTTTTGAAAGATAAAACAAGTAACATCATCTTTACTCTTAACGACAATCAAACAGGCTTTATTACTAAAATCAGAAGATATTTAGGTGCATTTGCAAACATATATAAAGGATTTTACAAAAATCCGTACATGGTTCGTTCAATTTTTGATCCACAAACTATTAATTCGGAACTTTTAAGAAACACACAGTTAGAGCAAAGTACAAAACAAAAATATCACTTAAACGAAAAACAAGAGCACAGCGTTAAAAAAGCAATAGCTTCTAGAGATGTGTTTTATTTACAAGGTCCTCCGGGAACAGGAAAGACACAAACTATTTGTGCAATGGCTGAAGAATTTATAAAACGAGATGAAAATATTTTAATTACATCTTCTACACACGAAGCCATAGAAAATTTTATGGATCGTTTAAATGAAAATAATCTTAATAATCCTAACTATATAATCTTTAAATTTGACTATAACTCTAAAAGAAGCAACGACTTTCAAACTTCAAAAATTTATCCTAATTTCATTTCTAAAATTGAGCATTGATTAGAAAATCCACAAGAAGAAAATTCTATTTTACAAGATAAAATATCGGAAATTGAAGGATGAATCGAAAAAACAAACTTGAATGTTGAAGAATACTTTGGATTTAGCACTTATCTGGATACATTAATCGAAAGAATAGAAAAAAATGTTGTTTTTGAATTTGAAAAAGAGCATTTAATAAAAGAAGGTTTTGATATAAATAACATAAATTCCATAAACAATTATTACATTGGAACACACAAAAATAGAATTAAAAGTAATCAAGTTTTAAGTTTGATAGATGATTTGTTTAAACTTGCTAAAAATAATAATATTAATGTTTGGGGCGCTAAAAATTTTAAAGAACTAAAAAGCAAAATTTTGAACAAAGATTCAACAAAAAATGCTTCATTTTTAAAGGATTTATACAAAACTTATAAAGAAAATACCAATGAAAAAAACAATTATTTAGAAAGTGATTTTAATAAATTTGTTTTTGAAAATAACTTAATAAATGTTATTGGTATCACTACAACCGCAAGTACAAAAATTAATTTATCTGATAAAAATGGTGTCGGTGTTGCTGACGTAGAACCTAAAGATTTATTTACTGAATATCCGATTGGTGTTGTTATTATTGATGAGATTTCAAAATCTTCTACTCCTGAAATTTTTGTAAGAATTATATTAGCTGAAAAAGTTATTTTTTCAGGAGATTACAAGCAACTTCCTCCTTCTAGTGAATTCGAACCAAATATTATTAACCAAATTTACGATGAACTGCCTGAACAACCAATTCAAACCTATTCTCTAACCAATCAATATGAAGAAGAAGAAGATTCAGAATTTAGTTATATAAAAGATATAAAAGATAAACGATTTGCTTTAAAAATTGAACAACTTTATAAAAATTCTTTCTTTAAAACGCAAGCAAATCAACTAAAAAATTTAAATTCAGATAGCACATATGAATTTTTAAACACTTCTCACAGATTTTCTCAAGAAATTATGAAAGTTGTTAATGTCAGCTACGATTTTAGGGAAAAATTAAAATTACCTGCACAACCTAGAGACTTTAAAGGTATGCCTTTCGAGTGAGTACACAACAATTTAGATGCTATAAATCCTATAATTTTTGACACTTCTTATCTACATGATTCTTATATTAAAAAATTAAGAGAAAAAAATGTAAATATTCCTACAAAAGCTTCTATTCCAGAAATGTCTTCATTTTATTTATTCAACCAATTTCAATCTTCTAAATCCGCAACTGAAAGTTTTGATCAAAGAAGTTTTATTTTTAGAGAAAATTTCCAAGCAAAAAATACTGGTACAGTAAATGAATATAATGCTGAAGTTATTAAAAAAATTGTTAAAAAAATAATAGAAAGTAATAATAAAAAACAAATTTATAAAAATATTCAAAAAGAGATTGGTGTTATTTGTTTAACTAGAAATCAAAGTTATTTAATTAAACAAATTTTTGCTGAGGATGAAATATTCAAAGGAATAAAAGTTGACACTATAGATAACTTTCAAGGTCGTGAAAAAGAAATTATTATCGTTGACTTTATAAGAGCCAAAAATAAATTAGAAGATGCTCCAAATTCTTCAACAAAAGAATGAAAAATTATCAGCGATATAAAAAGAGATACAAGTTTTTTAAACAGTGATGAAAGAATAAACGTTGCTATCTCTAGGGCAAGAAATAAATTAATTTTAGTTGGTGCGTTTAGATATTATCAAAATATAAATTCTGATATTTTAAGTAATATTTTCGATGTTTTTCAACGAAATAATTTCACTATTATTAACACCGAGGAACAATATGAGCAAGATTAG
- a CDS encoding AAA family ATPase, protein MSFYKALESIFVKSAQKNILLLSENIFDYIFISDIKNFFKKEEVLRDLNEVPTSFFIDLPKFLSLVFRELDYKTIKYFSPSTGVTNLNRNLEELINNKKEEDEPLKEQGYENDDDLLSEELENPGNEIPPITVFINSIIEEVNAYKNDLVNEKDKKRVYIIDWGDLLTRNSDQIITINVLAGLIKTFIDNLEHNVPGVKKSNFKLIFICKNKDDLNNVIYNKNPEINFISIAKPDSEERKKIFEIILKDEFNKNFTEPIKVNTSQFDEVISLTNDLSFREIVQLLKVSQISKFENFKSLYTTIFFNKKQSEWEKISPSQLENFETTISKRVKGQEFAIKKIKETLIRSFVGLSDLNSLETKKKPKGILFFTGPTGTGKTEISKALAEFIFGSENHLIRFDMSEYNLEHSDQKLIGAPPGYEGHEAGGQLTNAIKEKPFSIVLFDEIEKAHGRILDKFLQILEDGRLTSSKGELVDFSETFIIFTSNLGVSEVGKQGSDLSDEETRRTFTKAVENHFNKELKRPEILNRIGVKNIVPFNFISDNQIKKDIITSKFNQLNNWLKREKNIKLSELNEEQWRILIFKINQIYDKSLGARGLIACFQSIFVDILSNYLFSIHTDIQNHLNNASENQDYLIIDTIFDDNKISFVKK, encoded by the coding sequence ATGAGTTTTTATAAAGCATTAGAATCTATTTTTGTAAAATCAGCTCAAAAAAATATCTTGCTTCTTTCTGAAAATATTTTTGATTATATTTTTATCAGTGATATTAAAAATTTCTTTAAAAAAGAAGAAGTTTTAAGAGATTTAAACGAAGTACCAACTAGTTTTTTTATAGATTTACCTAAGTTTTTATCTTTAGTTTTTAGAGAGTTAGATTACAAAACTATTAAATACTTTTCACCTAGTACAGGAGTTACAAATTTAAATAGAAATCTCGAAGAATTAATAAACAATAAAAAAGAAGAAGACGAACCTTTAAAAGAACAAGGTTATGAAAATGATGACGATCTGTTATCTGAAGAATTAGAAAATCCCGGGAATGAAATACCGCCAATCACAGTATTTATTAACTCTATAATTGAAGAAGTGAATGCTTACAAAAATGATTTAGTAAATGAAAAAGATAAAAAAAGGGTTTATATAATTGATTGAGGTGATTTACTAACTCGAAACAGTGATCAAATTATTACAATTAATGTTTTAGCTGGTTTAATCAAAACTTTTATCGATAACTTAGAACATAATGTTCCTGGTGTTAAAAAGTCAAACTTTAAACTGATTTTTATATGCAAAAACAAAGATGATTTAAACAATGTCATTTATAATAAAAATCCTGAAATTAACTTCATTTCTATAGCAAAACCGGACAGTGAAGAAAGAAAGAAAATTTTTGAAATTATTTTAAAAGATGAATTTAATAAAAACTTCACAGAGCCTATAAAAGTGAACACTTCTCAGTTTGATGAAGTTATTTCTCTTACAAATGATTTATCTTTTAGGGAAATTGTCCAACTTTTAAAAGTTTCTCAAATTTCTAAATTTGAAAATTTTAAGTCTTTATATACCACTATATTTTTCAATAAAAAACAGTCTGAATGAGAAAAAATTTCTCCTTCACAATTAGAAAATTTTGAAACAACAATTAGCAAAAGAGTAAAAGGACAAGAATTTGCTATCAAAAAAATTAAAGAAACTTTAATAAGATCTTTTGTTGGTTTATCTGACTTAAATTCTTTAGAAACAAAGAAAAAGCCAAAAGGAATTTTATTTTTTACAGGACCTACAGGAACTGGAAAAACTGAAATTTCTAAAGCACTAGCTGAATTTATTTTTGGTAGTGAAAATCATTTAATTCGTTTCGATATGTCAGAATATAATTTAGAACATAGTGATCAAAAATTAATCGGAGCTCCTCCTGGTTATGAAGGTCACGAAGCCGGTGGTCAACTTACAAATGCTATAAAAGAGAAGCCTTTTTCTATAGTTTTATTCGACGAAATTGAAAAAGCACATGGAAGAATTTTGGATAAATTTTTACAAATTTTAGAAGATGGACGTCTTACTTCATCAAAAGGAGAATTAGTTGATTTTTCAGAAACTTTTATTATTTTTACTTCTAACTTAGGAGTTAGCGAAGTAGGAAAACAAGGTAGTGATTTATCTGATGAAGAAACAAGAAGAACTTTTACAAAAGCTGTTGAAAATCACTTTAATAAAGAACTAAAAAGACCTGAAATCTTAAACAGAATCGGTGTCAAAAATATTGTTCCTTTTAATTTTATAAGTGATAATCAAATCAAAAAAGATATTATTACTTCTAAATTTAATCAATTAAACAATTGACTTAAACGTGAAAAAAACATTAAATTAAGTGAATTAAATGAGGAACAATGAAGAATTTTGATTTTTAAAATTAATCAAATTTACGACAAATCCTTAGGAGCTAGAGGTTTGATCGCTTGTTTTCAAAGTATTTTTGTTGATATTTTAAGTAATTATTTATTTAGTATTCACACTGATATTCAAAACCATTTAAACAATGCTTCAGAAAATCAAGACTATTTAATAATTGATACTATTTTTGATGATAATAAAATAAGTTTTGTAAAAAAATAG